In Salmo trutta chromosome 24, fSalTru1.1, whole genome shotgun sequence, the DNA window tgcaggccaggcagcagggtgcaggccaggctgccagcttagtggagtctgccactagcacagtcagtgtagtcagctcagctatccccattgagaccgtgtctgtgcctcgacctaggttgggcaaaactaagcATGGCgatgttcgccttagcaatctcactggaataaagacctcctccattcctgccattattgaaagagattgtgatagctcacatctcaaaatagggctacttaatgttagatccctcacttccaaggcagttatagtcaatgaactaatcacggatcataatcttgatgtgattggcctgactgaaacatggcttaagcctgatgaatttactgtgttaaatgaggcctcacctcctggttacactagtgactatatcccccgtgcatcccgcaaaggcggaggtgttgctaacatttatgatagcaaatttcaatttacaaaaaaaaacctgacgttttcgtcttttgggcttctagtcatgaaatctatgcagcctactcaatcactttttatagctactgtttacaggcctcctgggccatatacagcgttcctcactgagttccctgaattcctatcggaccctgtagtcatggcagataatattcaaatttttggtgactttaatattcacatggaaaagtccacagacccactccaaaaggctttcggagccatcatcgactcagtgggttttgtccaacatgtctccggaccgactcattgccacagtcatactctggacctagttttgtcccgtggaataaatgttgtggatcttaatgtttttcctcatagtccaggattatcggaccaccattttattacgtttgcaatcacaacaaataatctgctcagacccaaaccaaggatcatcaaaagttgtgctataaattcttggacaacccaaagattcctagatgcccttccagactccctccgccaacccaaggatgtcagagtacaaaaatcagttaaccacctaactgatgaactcaatttaaccttgtgcaataccctagatgcagtcgcacccctaaaaacaaaaaacatttgtcataagaaactagctccctggtatacagaaaatacccgagctctgaagcaagcttccagaaaattggaacggaaatggcaccacaccaaactggaagtcttccgattagcttgggaagacagtaccgtgcagtatcgaagagctctcgctgctgctcgatcatcctatttttccaacttaattgaggaaagtaagaacaatccaaaatgtatttttgatactgttgcaaagctaactaaaaagcagcattccccaagagagaatggctttcacttcagcagtgataaattcatgaagttctttgaggaaaagatcatgatcattagaaagcaaattacagactcctctttaaaattgcgtattcctccaaagctcaattgtcctgagtctgcacaactctgccaggacctaggatcaagggagacactaaagtgttttagtactatatctcttgacacattgatgaaaataatcatggcctctaaaccttcaagctgcatgctggaccctattccaactaaactactgaaagagctgcttcctgtgcttggccctcctatgttgaacataataaacggctctctatccaccggatgtgtaccaaactcactaaaagtggcagtaataaagcctctcttaaaaaagccaaaccttgacccagaaaatattttacaaatattggcctatatcgaatctcccattcctctcaaaaaaattgttgcacagcaactccctgcctccctgaagacaaacaatatatacgaaacgcttcagtctggttttagaccccatcatcgcactgagactgcacttgtgaaggtggtaaattacattttaatggtGGCAGACCatggctctgcatctgtcctcgtgctcctagaccttagtgctgcttttgatactatcgatcaccacattcttttggagagactggaaacccaaattggtctacacagacaagttctggcctggtttagatcttatctgtcggaaagatatcagtttgtttcTGTGGATGaatttgtcctctgacaaatcaactgtacatttcggtgttcttcaaggttccgttttaggaccactattgttttcactatattttACCtcatggtgatgtcattcggaaacataatgttaacattcactgctatgcggatgacacacagttgtatatttcgatgaaacatggtgaagccccaaaattgccctccctggaagcctgtgtttcagacataaggaagtggatagtTGCAactgttctacttttaaactcgggcaaaacagagatgcttgttctaggtcccaagaaacaaagagatcttctgttggatctgacaattaatcttgatggttgtacagtcgtctcaaataaaactgtgaaggacctcggcgttactctggaccctgatctctctctctctctctctcaacctgagccctaggaccatgccttaggactacctggcctgatgatgccttgctgtccctagtccacctggccgtgctgctgctccagtttcaactgttctgcctgcggctatggaaccctgacctgttcaccggacgtgcaacCTGAAAAATGGAGTGGTAAAAAATCcgatactcaacaagaaggtctgatttcactattactAAAACAGGAACCATGTGGTAAATATAatgatccagtccatttaaaaaattggagtccccttacacttcagtgttatgatgcaaaaattctagcaacATACATAGCGCAttgaattaaaaaggtattgctgaatattattcatcctaatcagacaggttttttcatggacaatacattggagataatatcaGACAAGCACTGGAAACAACAGAAcactatgaaaaccaggcctggtattcacagctgactttgaaaaggcatttgataaagtacgactggaatttatatatacagtgcattcggaaagtcttcagaccccttgactttttccaaattttgtaacattacagctttattcttcaatagattaaaatattttttccctaatctatctacacacaataccccataatgacaaagtgaaaacaggtttttagactcaattgagctcattgatcatccttgagatgtttctaaaacttgattggagccacctgtggtaaattcaactgattggacatgatttggaaaggcacacacctgtctatataaggtcccatagtggACTgggcaagtcagagcaaaaacaaagccatgaggtcaaaggaattgtccgtagagctttgagataggattgtgtcgagaaacAGATCAGGGGAAGCGTATCAAAACATTTTTGCGgtattgaagttccccaagaacacagtgtcctccatcattcttaaatggaagaagtttggaagcaccaagactcttcttagagctggccgcccggccaaactgagcaatcgggggagaagggccttggtcagggaggtgactaagaacccgatggtcactctgacagagctccagagttcctctgtggagatgggagaaccttccagaaggacaaccatctctgcagccctctaccaatcaggcatttatggtagtgcccagacggaagccactcctcagtaaaaggcacataaaggactctcagaccatgataaacaagattatctggtctgatgaaaccaagattgaactctttggcctgaatgccaagtgtcacgtctggaggaaacctggcaccatccctacggtgaagcacggtggtggcagcatcatgatgtggggatgtttttcagcggcagggactgggagactagtcaggattgatggaaagatgaacggtacaaagtacagagatccttgatgaaaaccttctccagagcactcaggacctcagactgtggcgaaggtccatcttccaataggacaacgaccctaagcacacagctaagacaacgcaggagtggcttcggaacaagtctctgaatgtctttgagtggcccagccagagcccggacttcaacccaaTCAAACACCTtaggagagacctgagaatagctgtgcagcgatgctccccatccaatctgacagagcttaagaggatctgcagagaagaatgtgagaaactccccaaatacaggtgtgccaagcttgtagcgtcatacccaagactcaaggctgtaatcgctgtgaaaagtgcttcaacaaagtactgagtaaagggtctgaatacttatgtaaatgtcatatttcagtgtttttaatatatttgcaaaattaaaaaaactaaaagtttttgctttgtcattatggggtattgtgtgtagattgatgaggggggaaaatgaTGTAATCAAGTTTtaaataagactgtaatgtaacaaaatgtggaaaaagtcaagtggtctgaatactttccaaatgcactgtatgggtGATACAGCCATCCGAACCCTGAAGACTTTGCTGCAAAGatacagaatcattagatcacttgttttggtatATAAGCCCATAtatagcttgtttttggtcgaaGGTtaaggaatggctgaagaattgcaacatttacctggagctaactaaCTCTGCAAAGAGCACTGCTGGGTggtttgaaaagccatagtcaatcgaTGAATAATATAATACTCTTCACAAAATAATATtgtctttaatttacaatctgtagaaactatgagaataaaaacattcagaacttttgtgaaacatcacagcacagttgaaaaatacatGGAAAATCAAAACTGGACAGTGTTTAGGGATAGAtaggaggggttgagtggagctcaAGGGTTGGactaaaaataacaaaaagaCAAGATGAGTAGTATATACTCTGTCCGTAAAATGTGTAttgtatgtataagctggaagtagaagcctttTGTATTTTGTCCATTAGTTCACTCCAATTAGGGGGTAGGGGGTGGTAgcgttaggggaaaataataataaatatttcaaaaatatatatttaccaagaaatatatgggggattggaaataatGCAGATAAGTACATTTATAAAAAccacaatattaaagctgatcaacCCCCTGCAGCAACAATCAAAACCACTAAAACATTTCATCTTAGATTACACAAACTGTAGGAatactcatccagaacgccgcagcctgtctggtgttcaaccttcccaagttctctcacgtcaccccgctcctccgctctctccactggcttccagttgaagctcgcatccgctacaagtccatggtgcttgcctacggagctgtgaggggaacggcacctccgtaccttcaggctctgatcaggccctacacccaaacaagggcactgcgttcatccacctctggcctgctcgcctccctacctctgaggaagcacagttgccgctcagcccagtcaaaactgttcgctgctctggcaccccaatggtggaacaagctccctcacgacgccaggacagcggagtcaatcaccaccttccggagacacctgaaaccccacctctttaaggaatacctgggataggataaagtaatccttctaaccccccccccccccccaaaagatttagatgcactattgtaaagtggttgttccactggatatcttaaggtgaatgcaccaatttgtatgtcgctctggataagagcgtctgctaaatgacttaaatgtaaatgtaaatgaatacaaatcaaataaaatgttattggtcacatgcgccgaatacaacagtgaaattcttactttcaaggccttaaccaacaatgcagtgttaagaaaatacattacaaaagtaagagataagagcagcagtaaataacaatagcgaggctatatacaggggtacaaaCGCCtgtaggtaccacgttcatctgtacaaacaatagcacgcaagtataaacaccatgcgaccatgcagccgtcataccgctcaggaaagagaggcgttctgtctcctagagatgaacgtactttggtgcgaaatgtgcaaatcaatcccagaacaacagcaaaggaccttgtgaagatgctggaggaaacgggtacaaaagtatctatatccacagtaaaatgagtcctttatcgacataacctgaaaggctgagggaagaagccactgctccaaaaccgccataaaaagccagactacggtttgcaactacacatgggaacaaagatcgtacttttttgagaaatgtcctctggtctgatgaaacaaaaatagaactgtttggccataatgaccatcgttatgtttggaggaaaaagggggaggcttgcaagccaaagaacaccatcccaaccgtgaagcacgggggtggcagcatcatgttgtgggggtgctttgctgcaggagggactggtgcactttacaaaatagatggcatcatgtggaaggaaaattatgtggatatattgaagcaatatctcaagacatcagtcaggaagttacagcttggtcgcaaatgggtcttccaaatggacaatgaccccaagcatacttccaaagttttggcaaaatgggttaaggacaactaagtcaaggtatttgagtggccatcacaaagccctgacctcaatcctatagaaaatttgtgggcagaactgaaaaagcgtgtgcaagcaaggaggcctacaaacctgactcagttacactagctctgtcaggaggaatgggcccaaattcacccaacttattgtgggaagcttgtggaaggctacccgaaacgtttgacccaagttaaacaatttaaaggcgatacactcaattagtatttggtagtatgtaaactcctgacccactgggaatgtgatgaaagaaataaaagctgaaattaatcattctctactattattctgacatttcacattcttaaaataaagtggtgatcctaactgaccagaTGAACGTGGtgtcttcaggcatttggaaattgctcccaagaatgaaccagacttgtggaggtctaaaatgttttggctgatttcttttgattttcccatgatttcaagcaaagaggcactgagtttcaaggtaggccttgaaatacatccacaggtacacctccaattaacacaaatgatttcaattagcctatcagaatcttctaaagccatgaaatatttttctggaattttccaagctgtttaaagccacagtcaacttagtgtatgtaaacttctgacccactggaattgtgatacagtgaattataagtgaaattatctgtctgtaaacaattgttggaaaaattacttgtgtcatgcacaaagtacatgtcctaaccaacttgccaaaactatagtttgttaacaagacatttgtggagtgtttgaaaaacaagttttaatgactccaacctaagtgtatgtaaacttccgacttcaactgtaaactgtatatacactgattgtacaaaacattttaggacacctgctctttccatgacctagactgaccagatgaaagctataatccctttatgatgtcacttgttaaatccacttcaatcagtgtagatgaacaggaggagacaggttaaagaaagctTTTTAAGTCTTGTTACACTTGAgacacggattgtgtatgtgtgccattcagagggtgaatgggcacgacaaaagatttaagtgcttttgaacgaggtatggtagtaggtgccaggcgtaccggtttgtGTAGAGAAGTTCAACGCTGCAggggttttcatgctcaacactttcccatgtgtatcaagaatggtttaccagccaatttgacacaactgtgggaagcattgattACCCTTGATTACTAAATGTTAAGCCGAAGTTGTCCTCTGAGGATTATACAAACAGGCTTGTCTAGACAGAGGCAGAGGGAATTTCATGTTCTAACAACAGTTATCTCAACGAAACTGGACACGTCACTGCTACAACAGACTATGATTAAACTAGGCAAACCAGGAAGTAGCTAACACTCTCATATCCACTCTTCACCACAGGAACTaggggagaatggctcataataatgcctAGAATAGAGCAAATGGAAAGGCATCATGTgtgatgtatttgatactattccgctccagccattaccactagCCCgctctccccaattaaggtgccaccaacctcctgtgctcttGACCTTTCAGATTTTATTCTTTGATATTATCTTGAACAAAGATAATTTTATCTCGAGAGAACATTATCTTGATCATGAAACTTCCAGGACACGTAGAAAGACATGCATATATTTAAAGTTATTATTAGTCGAATATTGACATTCAAAGTACATAGTAGATGGATATTAGGTAATACCATCTGTTAGTAGTATTAGAAGAGAAACCAGTGAAGGTGGAGGTTGACATACTCCTGTGATTACTGTAACACGCGTATAAACTATTATGAGTATGGGTGTGCCCTGTGTAAACTATATAGCTACATCGTTTAATATCTATTATAAAACCATAGATAAAACTATCAACTTGTGATTAAGGTTATAGTAAGAACTCCTTCTTTTGCAGCTTTTAGCTGAGGTCTAGTATAGCTTAACTTGAAACCTTTATCTTTACATGAACAAGACTACAATATACCCGCCCGCTCTAGTAGAAATCAGTCCACAGCTGAtttatgtgtcacgtcctgaccagtaaaaggggttacttgtcattgtagtttggtcagggcgtggcagggggtgtttgttttgtgtggttcggtgtttttgatttatgttctatattttctatttctatgtgtatatctagttttctatttctatgttgggtttttggcaatgacctccaattagaggcagctggtcacttgttttgtgggtggttattttctgtatagcctgtgtgccttatggaactgttttcgtcatctgtttattttgtttaagtgttttctttaataaattaagaagatgagcactttacccgctgcgccttggtccaatacttacgacgcccatgacattATGATGATGAGTATGCTGAGATATCGCATTCAATTGTTGACTTACTTGACTTACCTTAACTATGGCATGCCATCAGATAAGTCAACAATTTAATGAGGTTTAAATTGGTCTCGGAAATATAGTGTTGAAACTGAATTGACTCTTGCTTAGAGTAAATCCTTAAAGTCAATGTGACAGAGGGCATCTCAGACAGAGGGACGATTAGAATGTAGCATTtaatattgcatttatattttgacaTTTAATCAAATCAAGCTTTTTTTATACAGAACATTTCAGACATGCTTTACagaactcacaggcagccagtacagagaccttaaaaccagtgtaatgtgtgctctcggtcagtacccgtgctgcagcattctgtatgttctGTAGTttaccaatggctttcttgggtagaccagacaggagagcattacagtagtcaaacctgaatgtaataaaagcatggatgagtctctctgtatcagcctgagagagaaacgtCCACACCTTCgaaatgttcctcaggtggtaaaaagcaATTTTGGTCGCATTACTAATGTGTGATTCGAAGTTTACTTCGGAATGTAAAAATAACACTTAGGTTTTTTAcatggtgttttatctttattacCTGTGAATTAAAATATGCTGCTAGATTCTCTcactgtgctttggctccaacaataagtagCTCGGTCTTGTTTTGATTTAGAcggctcacaacttcctccagctaagtATTTAACTCACTAAAACAGTCTAATGTATCCGTGGAGCTAgaatcctctggtgacacagaaatgtgAGGTTGTCTATCATCTGCGTAGCAGTGCCAATCAATGCTGTGCTTTAATATAGGGTTTATTATGGCATTTAATATAGCGTATATTATCTAATTTCATATTCACAGTACATACAGTTTATTTGAAAAAGAAACACCAAGAGGGAAGAGggcaaaaaaatattaaaacagatGTTCTCCTTTTGGCAATCTGTGGCTTCATCATTATCAAGCATTTTATCTAAACCAATCCCTTGTCTTGCCAATCTCTTACTGCTTAATGATGACTAACTACACTGTACCTAACACCCAGGCAACCAAGTATCAACATAGGGACTCCAACAATTAACAGTTTAAAATCACAACTTTGATATTTGTACTCAAATAAGCAGGTCATGTGGGTGGAAAGGGGAGGGGTGGGTGGATATATGTGTATTTGTATaatgtagttttttttttctcacaaaatAAATATGAACACAGATGTGAAACTTGTATTGGTCCCTCGGGACAAGAACTATAAAAAGTAATTTTATTTCCCTGATTTCCGATCAGCTCTTCCTGTGTTGTAAGCTTAACCAATATGGTTAATAATACAACAAAACGGACCCTGGACCAAAGAGTTACTAATCTTTTGATTTAGTCATTCCATGACATGCTTGTTTCACAGCAAGctacataataataaaaataataagcaGCAATGAAAACATTGATCATGTCCAATTCTTCACATATTCAGATAATTAAATTCACATTTAAATGGTGAAATGACTGCTATACATGAAAACTAATTATCAACATGAATTATCAACATAAATTATCAACATGATTCAAATGGGTAACACTAGGAACATGCGGTAGATGTATGTAACAAGAGTTTCCATGATGGCTGTTAACTATAGTAGTCCTGTATCATCTGCTTCTCTTCTTAGAAATGTgaatgtacctgtagttagtaaaCTCTATAATTGCAATATACAGGCTGCCTTAGGTCTACTTTATTTCTTGGGATTTCTCTGGACTTCCGTTACTGAGTTCAGCTCATGTTCAGTCCCTTGACCAGTCATTTCTCCCATCATGCTGTTCTCCACTTCTCTTTCACTTCCTGCCTCATCGCATAACGATCACAGAATATAGTTCAGACATGACAGTACAACACATTGCTCAATGCTGCTCCACATTGCTACTTTGAACACAGGCATTATTTTAAGTTTCAGATTGTCTTGTTGCAAGTCACCATCCCTCCATTTTGTCGTCCGTCAGTTGAGGAGAGATTGTTGTATCAGAGGGAGAAGATGCTCCACACACTCAGTGTTCATACATGTTCAACTGCTGGGTCACGCTTCTTTCCTCCGTGTCTCTCTGCTTCTTCCAGGGAAAACAAAACATGAATCACACACAAGGACTGAAACTGCTCTATTCAACCACTATTTAGGTGCATCAATATCAAATTGAATGTGTAAGTACGGTATGAGGTTTGTTAGTGTTATTagtctttttttatttgtaattcgAACACCTTTGCAGTTCGCCCTCTGTTTTGTGCCCAGATGCTGGCATTTTTTCTAGATCCAAGCAGCATTAACACTTGGACTGATATCACAGTGGTATAATAAGGACAAGGGCTCACCGTTAACGTTTCACGCCGGTGACATCTAGTCAGTAAGAAGATCCCCAGCAGGACTCCCGCAACAAGCATCACAACCACGCTGACAGACAcacctgctgctactgctactttaTCAGGACTCTCCAATAGACTCTCTCTAATGTATACTGGAAAGCAGAGAGGAAACAGAAAACATATAAATAGTTAATGCAAACTATGAAATgctccaaaaacatgttttagatGAGAGACGGAGAAGCCAAAAAGTTGAGGAATTTGAAAAGGCAGACCTCTTAGTGTAACTTGACCAAGTGGTGAGAAGGCTTTCCAAATGAAACTCTAACTTCCTCCCTATTTGTCACAGCAGTGTAACTTTCTTTGTCTACTACTCTTCAACACATCACTGTGTATTCCAGCTTCTTCATTTTTATCCAAACATTTGTGTTCAGCCAGAGGAAACACTATTATCTACACATTGGTAATGCTAATAGTTTAGTCCCAAAGATAACGCTGTTGTTTCTCTGTAGTTTCACTCTAGCTTAGagtttgtttttccttttctgtaTTTATGCCTGTGCTTGCCCGTAGATTCCCCCACCCTCATGCACTTTCACACACATGCAGCTACTCCTAGCTTTTCATTCTCATGCATTCCTATGCAGATGTTTTTGGATTTTTGGGTACAAGCTGAGACTCTAACCAACATTCTTCAATGAAATCACTATGGGGCTGAAACTCCTCACTCTGACTACATTACCATGATTTACTGCTGCTGTGTTATGGCTACTGGTGTCACTAGTCTCCTGTACTCACCAGGCTTTTCCTTGCAGGTGGAGTTGAGTTTAGAAGCCTGGTCTGTGTTCTCCACCATACACTGCAGTTTTTCACCGTGACTCCGATCCATGGTCAGGTTGCTGGTCAGACTGTAGAGTCCTGTAGAGTTATCCAGGTGGGTCTCATCCCTCCTGGAGGTGTTCACCAGAGGATGTCCACCCATCTTCCAGTGAATCTGGCCCTTTGGGTATCCCCCGTTGGCTTTACACTGGTACACCCCGAACCCCTCTCCCCATCCGAAACCCACCGAAGCCTGGTCTAGTACCTGGTACATACAGACACTGTAGCtggctggagaggagagataaaTCAACTACAGCCTGAAATGGAGTAATTTATTAAGTAGAAAAGGGGGCTGGAGAAAACAAATAAAATCAACCAATAGCAGAATGACAATGAACAAAAAAACAAGCAAAACAAATGTCTTACCAACCACATGCAGAGTGATGTGAATGTAGACCAAAGTCTCGGTTTGAAAGAAGCATTTGTACATCCCATTGTCTGCGACAGTGATGCCTGAGAGGAGCAGGGAACAGTTGTCTTTGTCTTCATTCTGAAAGAGACTGACCCTGTTTTGATATCCTTCCCCGATGTTTGTGGTGTTATGACTCCCACtgtggtgaagcacggtggtatGGTCTTCTAACTGCCATCTAATGTCCATTCTCTCGTTTCTCTTCTTGCAGGGGCATTGCAGAAGGACGTTTTGTCCCACAATAGCTTGGAGTGGCTCCAGATGGGCTAGAATATTTTTTAAAAAGCCCAGTTGAGCAGGTTCAAGGTTAATTTCAATCATGTTTTAGGGAAGTTGCATTGGTCTTTAACAAGATAAGAACAAACATTGGGAAATGGCAACAACAAAATCTCCCCTTGGCACAGAGGAGTAGAGTAAACAAGAAAAACCAGACTTTAAAAAGGAGGTATGTGGTTTCTCTTATAACGGTTATTGTGCAATATCACAACACATTGTTTGCCAATAAACATGATACCTCACATTATTGGAAccacacacaagcgcacacacttTTCATATCTCAATGAAGACTCTTTATCAAGCAGAATCTTAAATCTGACTTAGTCAATTGTATCTATACATTTTTATCACACCCACACAAACTTCCACACTTCCTCAGTTCTCCTTTCTactcctcctgtgtgtgtgtgtttacagtgaaATCCCAGTCATCCATCTATGGATGTGTTTAACTATACCTGTGGGTATATTCCACACACGAATAGTAAactaacacaaacacattttgttagtccccacaagctcaaatgctatttctagggggtttggggttaaggcagaattagtgttagggacaaaattaggtttaggagttagggttaaggttagggttaatgttagggttagggttaatgttacggtcaggtttaggagttagggttaaggttagatttatGGGGTTAATGTTACGGTcaagtttagggttaaggttagattttgGGGTTAATGTTACGgtcaggtttagggttaaggttagacttTGGGATTAATGTTACGGTcaggtttagggaaaataggattttgaatgtttaccgtgacttcggaaagtattcagaccccattactttttccccattttgttaggtattttattctaaaatt includes these proteins:
- the LOC115161210 gene encoding butyrophilin subfamily 2 member A2 isoform X1, with the translated sequence METYRTHIVMWTVLCLVAVFLCASAHLEPLQAIVGQNVLLQCPCKKRNERMDIRWQLEDHTTVLHHSGSHNTTNIGEGYQNRVSLFQNEDKDNCSLLLSGITVADNGMYKCFFQTETLVYIHITLHVVASYSVCMYQVLDQASVGFGWGEGFGVYQCKANGGYPKGQIHWKMGGHPLVNTSRRDETHLDNSTGLYSLTSNLTMDRSHGEKLQCMVENTDQASKLNSTCKEKPVYIRESLLESPDKVAVAAGVSVSVVVMLVAGVLLGIFLLTRCHRRETLTVSPCPYYTTVISVQVLMLLGSRKNASIWAQNRGRTAKVFELQIKKD
- the LOC115161210 gene encoding butyrophilin subfamily 2 member A2 isoform X3 — translated: METYRTHIVMWTVLCLVAVFLCASAHLEPLQAIVGQNVLLQCPCKKRNERMDIRWQLEDHTTVLHHSGSHNTTNIGEGYQNRVSLFQNEDKDNCSLLLSGITVADNGMYKCFFQTETLVYIHITLHVVASYSVCMYQVLDQASVGFGWGEGFGVYQCKANGGYPKGQIHWKMGGHPLVNTSRRDETHLDNSTGLYSLTSNLTMDRSHGEKLQCMVENTDQASKLNSTCKEKPVYIRESLLESPDKVAVAAGVSVSVVVMLVAGVLLGIFLLTRCHRRETLTQRDTEERSVTQQLNMYEH
- the LOC115161210 gene encoding butyrophilin subfamily 2 member A2 isoform X4; this translates as METYRTHIVMWTVLCLVAVFLCASAHLEPLQAIVGQNVLLQCPCKKRNERMDIRWQLEDHTTVLHHSGSHNTTNIGEGYQNRVSLFQNEDKDNCSLLLSGITVADNGMYKCFFQTETLVYIHITLHVVASYSVCMYQVLDQASVGFGWGEGFGVYQCKANGGYPKGQIHWKMGGHPLVNTSRRDETHLDNSTGLYSLTSNLTMDRSHGEKLQCMVENTDQASKLNSTCKEKPVYIRESLLESPDKVAVAAGVSVSVVVMLVAGVLLGIFLLTRCHRRETLTRDTEERSVTQQLNMYEH
- the LOC115161210 gene encoding butyrophilin subfamily 2 member A2 isoform X2 — its product is METYRTHIVMWTVLCLVAVFLCASAHLEPLQAIVGQNVLLQCPCKKRNERMDIRWQLEDHTTVLHHSGSHNTTNIGEGYQNRVSLFQNEDKDNCSLLLSGITVADNGMYKCFFQTETLVYIHITLHVVASYSVCMYQVLDQASVGFGWGEGFGVYQCKANGGYPKGQIHWKMGGHPLVNTSRRDETHLDNSTGLYSLTSNLTMDRSHGEKLQCMVENTDQASKLNSTCKEKPVYIRESLLESPDKVAVAAGVSVSVVVMLVAGVLLGIFLLTRCHRRETLTKQRDTEERSVTQQLNMYEH